The Paenibacillus macerans genome includes a window with the following:
- a CDS encoding TOMM precursor leader peptide-binding protein, whose translation MTRLEGGNPQDAAEGSGRHRRTVAVIGEGLLAELVYKELSAQNEAVWKNGRSECNERNEPSEPSGRIGGLPEETGLIVWICGGENPAADLNAEEALRQQGVPWLRCLVSGSEAVIGPLVHPETGGCCRCADRRREIAGRDGSDVMASLFSLLEPEETSAKAPPSYSGLAHAAYIAVNECRLVLSGKKARSQDHLNIVNLETLESSLHYVLPDPLCEVCGELPADSALAAWIELAPRPKASADSYRSRRIDDLKDGLIHDYLDPRTGVFNKASIDLVSPFAGAYVNMPSLMTGDEVSGGHSHRFAESGLTAILEGLERRCGFVQRSKRTMVRESYNRIAEEALDPATVGLYQPERYAAPDFPFEPFDPDRAMGWVWGYSFLRRRPILVPECLAYYSWNYGESFVEEGSNGCALGGSLEEAIFYGILEVAERDAFLITWYGQLPVPRLDPDSAEDRELRLMIERFQAVAGYEVYLFDMTMENRIPAILALAKSREPRNMNLICAAGSHLDPARAAKSAVHELGGLAAALNERFAERLDELPDMFHDPDLVLQMEDHALLNGLPQAEERFDFLLGGRRPMRTFAEQFRRKAGHSDLTEDLKDILQIFERLNLEVIVIDQTSPEISRHRLHCVKVLIPGMLPITFGHQLIRLNGLERVLRIPAELGYAAEPLTLEQLNPHPHPFV comes from the coding sequence ATGACAAGGTTGGAGGGCGGCAATCCGCAAGACGCTGCCGAAGGTTCCGGGCGGCATCGCCGGACGGTTGCGGTGATCGGCGAGGGCCTGCTGGCCGAGTTGGTTTATAAAGAGCTGTCCGCGCAAAATGAGGCCGTATGGAAAAACGGACGTAGTGAATGTAATGAGCGTAATGAACCTAGTGAACCTAGTGGACGGATTGGCGGTTTGCCGGAGGAGACGGGGCTTATCGTATGGATTTGCGGCGGCGAAAATCCGGCGGCGGATCTCAACGCGGAAGAAGCGCTGCGGCAACAAGGCGTCCCTTGGCTGCGCTGCCTTGTTTCCGGGAGTGAGGCGGTGATTGGGCCTTTGGTTCATCCGGAGACAGGAGGGTGTTGCCGGTGCGCGGACCGGCGGCGGGAGATTGCCGGACGTGACGGCAGCGATGTCATGGCCTCGCTGTTTTCGCTGCTCGAACCGGAGGAAACTTCCGCCAAAGCGCCTCCTTCGTACTCGGGGCTTGCTCATGCGGCTTATATCGCCGTGAATGAGTGCCGTCTTGTTCTTAGCGGAAAAAAAGCCCGCTCGCAGGATCATCTGAATATCGTTAATCTGGAGACGCTGGAGAGCTCGCTCCATTATGTTCTGCCGGATCCGTTATGCGAAGTGTGCGGAGAACTTCCCGCCGATTCCGCCTTGGCGGCATGGATCGAACTTGCGCCAAGGCCCAAAGCGAGCGCGGACAGTTACCGCTCCCGCCGAATCGACGACCTGAAAGATGGGCTTATTCATGACTATTTGGACCCCCGTACGGGCGTGTTTAACAAAGCGTCGATTGACCTGGTTTCCCCGTTTGCCGGGGCATATGTGAATATGCCTTCGTTGATGACGGGAGACGAGGTTTCGGGGGGCCATAGCCATCGTTTTGCGGAAAGCGGGCTGACCGCCATTTTGGAAGGATTGGAGCGGCGTTGCGGTTTCGTTCAGCGGAGCAAACGCACGATGGTGCGCGAAAGCTATAACCGGATCGCCGAGGAAGCGCTCGATCCCGCCACAGTGGGGTTATATCAGCCGGAACGGTATGCGGCGCCGGATTTTCCGTTCGAACCGTTTGACCCGGACCGCGCCATGGGCTGGGTTTGGGGGTATTCTTTTTTGCGGCGGCGTCCTATATTGGTTCCGGAGTGCTTGGCCTATTACAGCTGGAATTACGGGGAGAGCTTTGTCGAGGAAGGTTCCAACGGGTGCGCTTTGGGGGGGAGCCTGGAGGAGGCTATTTTCTACGGGATTTTGGAGGTGGCCGAGCGCGACGCGTTTCTCATCACCTGGTATGGACAATTGCCCGTCCCGCGGCTGGACCCCGATTCCGCGGAAGATCGGGAACTAAGGTTGATGATCGAAAGGTTTCAAGCGGTTGCCGGGTATGAGGTTTATTTGTTTGACATGACGATGGAAAACCGGATACCGGCCATTTTGGCGCTGGCGAAAAGCAGGGAGCCTCGGAACATGAATCTGATCTGTGCGGCGGGTTCTCACCTTGACCCGGCACGGGCGGCGAAAAGCGCTGTGCATGAGCTTGGCGGACTGGCGGCTGCGTTAAACGAACGGTTTGCGGAGCGGCTGGACGAGTTGCCGGACATGTTCCATGACCCCGATTTGGTCCTGCAGATGGAGGATCATGCCTTGCTGAACGGTTTGCCGCAAGCGGAGGAAAGGTTTGATTTTTTGCTGGGCGGCCGGCGGCCGATGCGGACGTTTGCGGAACAATTTAGGCGGAAGGCCGGCCATTCCGATCTGACGGAAGATCTGAAGGACATCCTGCAAATCTTCGAACGGTTGAATCTCGAAGTGATCGTGATCGACCAGACGTCTCCGGAAATTTCGCGCCATCGTTTACACTGCGTCAAAGTGTTGATCCCGGGTATGCTGCCGATAACGTTTGGACATCAGCTCATCCGGCTGAACGGGCTGGAAAGAGTGCTGAGGATACCGGCGGAGCTCGGATACGCGGCGGAACCGTTAACGCTGGAGCAGCTTAACCCGCATCCGCATCCTTTTGTGTAA
- a CDS encoding glycoside hydrolase family 1 protein produces MSNSSSKTGSEIRFPEGFLWGGAVAANQLEGAYNEDGKGLSVQDVTPKGLFGPVTEAPTPDNMKLVGIDFYHRYKEDIKLFAEMGFKVFRTSIAWSRIFPKGDEAEPNEKGLQFYDDLFDECLKYGIEPLVTLSHYETPLHLSKEYDGWVNRMLVDFYKRYVTTVFKRYKGKVKYWLTFNEINSILEAPFMSGGIYTPKDKLSKQDLYQAVHHELVASASAVKLCHEIDPEAEIGCMILSMPTYPLTPNPDDVVKVMEFEHRNYFFGDVHARGVYPGYMKRFFRENGIEIKFEPGDEEILRHTVDFISFSYYMSVCQTADPEKLAAGEGNILGGVPNPYLKSSEWGWQIDPQGLRIVLNAFYDRYQKPLFIVENGLGAVDELIVNEAGEKTVEDDYRIQYLNDHLVQVAEAIADGVEVMGYTTWGCIDLVSASTAQLKKRYGFIYVDRHDDGSGTLERYRKKSFYWYKEVIATNGSSLKR; encoded by the coding sequence ATGAGTAACAGCAGCAGCAAAACCGGGAGTGAAATCCGGTTTCCGGAAGGGTTCTTATGGGGAGGCGCCGTCGCGGCCAACCAATTGGAGGGCGCCTATAACGAAGACGGCAAAGGTTTATCCGTGCAGGACGTAACGCCCAAAGGGCTGTTTGGCCCGGTAACGGAAGCGCCGACGCCCGACAATATGAAGCTGGTGGGCATCGATTTTTACCACCGTTACAAGGAAGACATCAAGCTGTTTGCGGAGATGGGCTTTAAAGTGTTCCGCACCTCAATCGCCTGGTCGCGGATATTCCCTAAAGGCGACGAGGCGGAACCAAATGAAAAAGGGCTGCAGTTTTACGACGATCTGTTTGATGAATGCCTGAAATACGGGATTGAGCCGCTGGTCACTTTGTCCCATTATGAAACGCCTCTGCATTTGTCGAAGGAATACGACGGCTGGGTCAACCGGATGCTGGTCGATTTCTATAAGCGTTATGTCACTACGGTGTTTAAGCGGTACAAGGGAAAGGTGAAATACTGGCTAACGTTTAATGAAATCAACTCGATTCTCGAGGCGCCGTTTATGAGCGGGGGCATCTACACACCGAAGGACAAGCTGAGCAAACAGGATCTTTATCAAGCCGTGCACCACGAGCTTGTGGCCAGCGCTTCCGCGGTCAAACTATGCCACGAGATCGATCCGGAGGCCGAGATCGGCTGTATGATTCTGAGCATGCCGACCTACCCGCTTACGCCTAATCCGGATGACGTGGTTAAAGTGATGGAATTTGAACACCGGAACTATTTCTTTGGCGATGTGCATGCCCGCGGCGTATATCCGGGATATATGAAACGTTTCTTCAGAGAGAACGGAATCGAAATCAAATTCGAGCCCGGCGACGAAGAAATTCTGCGGCATACCGTTGACTTTATTTCGTTCAGCTACTATATGAGCGTGTGCCAGACGGCCGATCCGGAGAAACTCGCCGCCGGCGAAGGGAACATCCTCGGCGGGGTTCCCAATCCGTATCTGAAATCCAGCGAATGGGGCTGGCAAATTGATCCTCAAGGGCTGCGCATCGTCCTGAACGCCTTCTACGACCGTTATCAAAAACCGCTGTTTATCGTGGAAAACGGGCTGGGAGCGGTCGATGAACTGATCGTGAACGAAGCCGGAGAGAAAACGGTGGAAGACGATTACCGCATTCAGTATTTGAACGATCACCTCGTACAGGTGGCGGAAGCCATTGCGGATGGCGTGGAAGTGATGGGTTATACGACCTGGGGCTGTATCGATCTGGTCAGCGCTTCGACGGCCCAGCTCAAGAAGCGTTACGGCTTTATTTATGTCGACCGCCATGACGACGGCTCCGGCACGCTTGAACGCTATCGCAAAAAATCATTTTATTGGTACAAAGAGGTCATCGCGACCAACGGCAGCAGCCTGAAGCGTTGA
- a CDS encoding LacI family DNA-binding transcriptional regulator yields MSKFEQIMRLSGYSRATVSRVINNSPNVNPDTREKILQIMNQLDYAPNRNAVALSKGRTQQIGIVIEHLHETTISFLNHFIQAAVGYGFQTIIYTSQGDKAKELQAFEDLRSKRVDGLLIMTCVNDPGKLSAYCRYGPIISWQRMRAGQIPSVAMDQGEGYRLGLEHLLAKGFTRIANAFGRPNSLNTKSRRLAFEAVMKQRGLPVRRDWYRYEVYGMLDGEQAWRSLAAMKEAPEAVLCANDYAAAGILNEARRQHLAIPGELAIIGFDDTDLSASLGITTIHNPIKEQAQNAFYWIWNIIGDEPLEPLSLSYRLVERQTS; encoded by the coding sequence ATGTCAAAGTTTGAACAGATCATGAGACTATCCGGCTATTCCCGGGCAACGGTGTCACGGGTGATCAATAATTCGCCGAATGTGAACCCGGACACGCGGGAGAAAATATTGCAAATTATGAACCAGCTCGACTACGCCCCCAACCGCAACGCCGTGGCGCTGTCGAAAGGCCGGACCCAGCAAATCGGGATCGTCATCGAGCACCTGCACGAAACTACCATTTCCTTTTTGAACCATTTTATACAAGCTGCTGTGGGTTATGGATTCCAGACCATTATCTATACTTCTCAAGGGGATAAGGCGAAAGAGCTGCAGGCGTTTGAAGATTTGCGGAGCAAACGGGTGGACGGCCTGCTGATCATGACCTGCGTGAATGACCCGGGGAAACTGTCCGCCTACTGCCGTTATGGGCCGATCATTTCCTGGCAGCGGATGCGGGCAGGCCAGATCCCTTCCGTGGCGATGGATCAGGGCGAGGGTTACCGGCTGGGGCTGGAGCACTTGCTGGCTAAAGGCTTTACGCGCATCGCCAACGCTTTCGGAAGGCCAAACAGCTTGAATACCAAAAGCCGCAGGCTGGCGTTTGAAGCCGTCATGAAGCAACGCGGCCTGCCGGTAAGACGCGATTGGTACCGTTACGAGGTCTACGGCATGCTTGACGGCGAACAAGCCTGGCGCTCGCTCGCCGCCATGAAGGAAGCGCCCGAAGCCGTCCTCTGCGCCAATGATTACGCGGCCGCAGGCATATTAAACGAGGCCCGCCGCCAACATCTGGCGATCCCCGGGGAGCTGGCCATTATCGGCTTTGACGATACCGATTTGTCCGCCTCCCTGGGCATAACCACCATTCACAATCCGATCAAGGAGCAGGCACAAAATGCCTTTTATTGGATATGGAACATCATTGGCGACGAACCCTTGGAGCCGTTATCCTTAAGCTATCGGCTGGTTGAACGCCAAACGAGTTAA
- a CDS encoding LacI family DNA-binding transcriptional regulator translates to MKIDDIARLAGVSKAAVSLALNNKAGVSEATRQHILEISRANGYTPRTFKTHKVSAKNSSVMRFIACKNVDIVTEHYESQPFFSELIHHLTSYAGEQGHTLIISSIPIQSLKEEIQQLENEQPSAGILLLGTNLPAQMIESVLSIHPNLVILDTCFEHIDASFVAINNYLGGYQAGKHLIALGYRSIGYIESEVRIFNFIKRKEGFMAALQEGNMDIAENLTFAMNPMSLLSQDSFKTAVENMKHLPSVIFCENDYMAISAIKTFQELNIKVPEQVAVMGFDNIREAKVISPELTTIHVKKDIMAKTAMDMLLRKVGGRKDQNVQILVNTEVIERGSCTAQNGVRGERG, encoded by the coding sequence ATGAAAATAGATGATATCGCCAGACTCGCGGGGGTTTCCAAAGCGGCCGTTTCCCTGGCTCTCAACAACAAAGCCGGCGTCAGCGAAGCGACGCGCCAGCATATCCTTGAAATTTCCAGGGCCAACGGGTATACCCCGCGGACGTTTAAAACCCATAAAGTCTCGGCCAAAAACAGCTCCGTGATGCGATTTATCGCCTGCAAAAATGTGGATATCGTCACCGAGCATTACGAATCCCAGCCGTTTTTCAGCGAACTCATTCATCATTTAACGTCCTATGCCGGAGAACAGGGCCACACGCTGATTATTTCTTCCATCCCGATCCAAAGCTTGAAAGAAGAGATTCAGCAGCTCGAAAATGAACAGCCCTCCGCGGGAATTTTGCTGCTCGGCACGAATTTGCCGGCGCAGATGATCGAAAGCGTTTTATCGATCCATCCGAATCTGGTCATCCTGGACACTTGCTTCGAGCATATCGACGCGAGTTTTGTTGCCATTAACAACTACCTTGGAGGTTATCAGGCGGGGAAACATCTCATCGCTTTGGGGTACCGAAGCATTGGCTACATCGAGTCGGAAGTGCGGATTTTCAATTTTATCAAACGCAAGGAAGGATTTATGGCTGCGTTGCAAGAGGGGAATATGGATATCGCTGAGAATCTGACCTTTGCGATGAACCCGATGTCGCTGCTGTCGCAGGACTCTTTTAAAACAGCGGTGGAGAACATGAAGCATTTGCCTTCGGTTATATTTTGCGAAAATGATTACATGGCCATCAGCGCGATTAAAACTTTCCAGGAACTGAACATCAAGGTGCCCGAGCAGGTGGCGGTCATGGGGTTTGACAATATCCGCGAGGCCAAGGTGATCAGTCCCGAGTTAACGACGATCCATGTCAAGAAAGACATCATGGCGAAGACGGCAATGGACATGTTATTGCGCAAGGTAGGCGGCCGGAAAGATCAAAATGTACAAATTCTGGTCAACACGGAAGTGATTGAGCGGGGGTCCTGTACGGCTCAAAACGGGGTGCGGGGAGAGCGCGGGTAA
- a CDS encoding DUF4038 domain-containing protein codes for MNVSIAKNRRTFTLNEKPFFYLADTVWSIFTNASLEEWAEYLDFRKTQGFNALQINVLRQWDASESDIRIDPFLLNEDGSYDYRSLNEAYFDRAEQMLDMAVQRGFIPALVLLWCNYVPDTWAEMFQKGNKMPLDCVEPYVRYAVERFSKFNPIYLISGDTDFPSERANAYYRKALEVVQAVNPDSLKTFHIQGRLRDLPEEFENHDGLDFYMYQSGHNSEFQYMGHEIAGHFYTRPRTRPVINGEPCYEQISYSRNVYGRYSTFDARKAAWQSLLAGGGAGITYGAHGIWSWHKKGKKFGIVEGEGFDAPYDWRDALRFEGAWDYGFIKYLFESYNLAGLPPADIVLNETPEIRAAANDETIVLYIPVNTKVRLNADVSGYSFTTIDLENKRFAVTEVVVSGGKSVIPMHCFEKDVVVIGQRK; via the coding sequence GTGAACGTATCCATCGCTAAAAACCGGAGAACCTTTACGCTAAACGAAAAGCCTTTTTTCTATTTGGCGGACACGGTATGGAGCATCTTCACCAACGCCTCTTTGGAAGAGTGGGCAGAATATTTGGATTTTCGGAAAACGCAGGGCTTCAACGCACTTCAAATCAATGTTCTGCGTCAATGGGACGCCAGCGAGTCGGATATCCGGATCGATCCGTTTTTGTTGAACGAAGACGGTTCGTACGATTACCGCAGCTTAAACGAGGCGTATTTCGACCGGGCGGAACAAATGCTGGACATGGCCGTGCAGCGCGGTTTCATTCCGGCTTTGGTGCTCCTGTGGTGCAATTATGTGCCGGACACCTGGGCGGAGATGTTCCAGAAAGGCAATAAAATGCCGCTGGACTGCGTCGAGCCATACGTCAGATATGCCGTAGAGCGCTTCTCCAAATTCAACCCGATCTACTTGATCAGCGGGGATACCGACTTTCCGAGCGAGCGGGCCAACGCGTATTATCGGAAAGCGCTTGAAGTGGTCCAAGCCGTTAATCCGGATAGCTTAAAAACGTTCCATATTCAAGGCAGGTTGAGAGATCTCCCGGAGGAGTTCGAAAATCATGACGGGCTTGACTTTTATATGTATCAATCCGGGCATAACTCGGAATTTCAATATATGGGCCATGAAATCGCCGGGCATTTTTACACGCGTCCGCGTACGCGCCCTGTCATTAACGGCGAGCCCTGCTATGAACAAATCAGCTACAGCCGCAACGTGTACGGCAGGTACTCCACGTTCGACGCCAGAAAAGCCGCATGGCAAAGCTTGCTGGCTGGCGGAGGCGCAGGAATCACCTATGGCGCGCACGGAATCTGGAGCTGGCATAAAAAAGGCAAAAAGTTCGGCATCGTTGAAGGGGAAGGATTTGACGCTCCTTACGACTGGAGGGATGCGCTGCGGTTCGAAGGCGCCTGGGATTACGGCTTTATCAAATATCTGTTCGAAAGCTATAACCTGGCAGGTCTCCCGCCGGCCGACATCGTGCTGAACGAAACTCCGGAAATACGCGCCGCCGCGAATGATGAAACCATCGTTTTGTATATTCCGGTAAACACCAAGGTCCGCTTGAACGCCGACGTCAGCGGCTACTCTTTTACAACGATCGATCTGGAAAACAAAAGATTTGCCGTCACGGAGGTTGTAGTTAGCGGCGGGAAGTCCGTCATTCCGATGCACTGTTTTGAAAAAGACGTGGTTGTCATCGGCCAACGAAAATGA
- a CDS encoding beta-glucoside-specific PTS transporter subunit IIABC, translating to MNYEKTAKEVLKSVGGAENVSSVIHCMTRLRFKLKDSSLPDKEQVKRIDGVITALESGGQFQVVIGNDVPKVYAELTKLPGISAEAGPVEEEKKGNLFSRFVDIISGVFMPVVGVLAAVGILKGLLSLFVTFHWLTADMGTYKILYATADALFYFFPIFLGFSAGKKFGGNPYLSALIGGALVYPTMVAAFNEGTALTFLNIPVVLLNYTSSVIPIIIGAYLAAVVEKFINKYMPSSMKMFFVPLLTLIIVTPVVFLAVGPVSTFVSDQLAAGSLWVYGLSPLIAGLLLAGFWQSIIIFGLHWAFIPILINNIMNKGFDPINGMLFCTIFAQTGATFAIALKTKDKRLKPIATSATIAGFMGITEPAIYGVTLPAKKPFILASIAGGLGGAVAGMFGTNNYYSIAGGGVFGIPMFIGPEGVDKGFIGLLISVVVAFVGGFILTYLFGYKNAAPAQADSGHRAADASAQKEQGTSEMTVFSPLDGEWIPLSEVQDEAFSSGAMGKGAAIVPTAGAAYAPFSGTVHTVFKTKHAIGMISEEGAEILIHIGINTVKLKGEHFTAIVKEGDTVKKGDKLVEFDLEAIQSAGYDMTTSVLVSNTADYAEISVKEYGHVRPGDPLIFIK from the coding sequence GTGAATTACGAAAAAACAGCAAAAGAAGTCCTCAAATCGGTGGGCGGAGCGGAAAACGTAAGCAGCGTCATTCACTGCATGACCCGTTTGCGCTTCAAACTCAAGGACAGCTCCCTCCCGGACAAGGAACAGGTCAAACGGATCGACGGGGTCATCACCGCCCTTGAAAGCGGCGGACAATTCCAGGTCGTTATCGGCAACGATGTGCCGAAAGTCTACGCCGAGTTGACGAAATTGCCGGGGATATCGGCGGAAGCCGGCCCCGTCGAAGAAGAAAAGAAAGGAAATTTATTCAGCCGTTTTGTCGATATTATCTCGGGCGTGTTCATGCCGGTGGTCGGCGTGCTGGCGGCGGTTGGTATTCTTAAAGGTCTGCTCTCCTTGTTCGTGACCTTCCATTGGTTGACCGCGGACATGGGCACCTACAAAATTTTGTACGCGACAGCCGATGCTTTGTTTTATTTCTTCCCGATCTTTCTCGGCTTCTCCGCGGGCAAGAAATTCGGCGGAAATCCTTACTTGTCAGCGTTGATCGGGGGCGCTCTCGTATACCCGACCATGGTTGCGGCATTTAATGAAGGCACGGCATTAACCTTCTTGAATATCCCGGTGGTTCTGCTCAATTACACTTCATCGGTCATTCCGATTATTATCGGGGCTTATTTGGCGGCAGTTGTCGAAAAATTTATCAACAAGTATATGCCTTCATCGATGAAAATGTTTTTTGTACCGCTGTTGACTTTAATCATCGTCACGCCGGTTGTCTTCCTTGCCGTCGGACCCGTGTCCACGTTCGTCAGCGACCAATTGGCCGCCGGCAGCTTGTGGGTTTATGGTTTGAGCCCGCTTATCGCCGGCCTCCTGCTGGCCGGATTCTGGCAATCCATCATCATCTTCGGGCTGCACTGGGCGTTTATTCCGATTCTGATCAATAATATCATGAACAAAGGATTCGACCCGATCAACGGCATGCTGTTTTGCACCATCTTCGCCCAGACGGGGGCCACATTCGCTATTGCTTTGAAAACGAAAGACAAACGCCTGAAACCAATCGCCACCTCGGCCACGATTGCCGGGTTTATGGGGATTACGGAACCGGCCATTTACGGCGTTACCCTGCCGGCGAAAAAGCCTTTTATCCTGGCTTCCATCGCCGGGGGTCTCGGCGGCGCCGTCGCGGGCATGTTTGGAACTAACAACTACTACAGTATTGCGGGAGGCGGTGTCTTTGGCATCCCGATGTTTATCGGTCCGGAAGGCGTGGACAAAGGGTTCATCGGACTCCTGATTTCAGTGGTCGTGGCTTTTGTCGGCGGTTTTATCTTAACTTATCTGTTCGGATACAAAAACGCCGCTCCGGCTCAAGCCGATAGCGGGCACCGTGCGGCGGACGCCTCTGCCCAAAAGGAGCAAGGAACGAGTGAAATGACTGTTTTCAGCCCATTGGATGGCGAGTGGATTCCGTTAAGTGAAGTGCAGGATGAAGCTTTCTCCAGCGGAGCGATGGGTAAAGGCGCGGCGATCGTTCCTACGGCAGGCGCTGCTTATGCCCCTTTCTCCGGAACCGTGCACACGGTGTTCAAAACGAAACACGCCATCGGCATGATTTCGGAAGAAGGCGCTGAAATCCTGATTCACATCGGCATTAACACCGTCAAATTAAAAGGTGAGCACTTCACTGCTATCGTCAAAGAAGGAGATACCGTCAAAAAAGGCGACAAGCTGGTCGAGTTCGATCTCGAAGCAATCCAAAGCGCCGGATACGATATGACGACATCCGTTCTCGTCTCCAACACTGCCGATTATGCGGAAATCAGCGTCAAGGAATACGGGCATGTACGCCCGGGCGATCCGCTTATTTTCATTAAATAA
- a CDS encoding L-fucose/L-arabinose isomerase family protein: MKKLKLGYAPTRRFVFSAEDAFKYKVEIRKQIESFGMDIDIVDLEGLNEEGLLYDDHINAEQIIKRFKDEEVDAVFFPHCNFGTEDTVARVGKALGKPVLLWGPRDEAPLADGMRLRDTQCGIFATGKVLRRFNVPFTYVTNSWVTDPVFERGFTNFIAAANVVRQFKSLRILQIGPRPSSFWTMICNEGELLEKFGIEIHPITLVDIQLRSKKIAAGNSAELQETIDYIKEKLDYSEVTEDDIRRIAALKVAMKSFARETGSSAIAIQCWSSLQDAMGIMPCLANAILTDEQIPVTCETDIHGAITSVMVQAAAMNTAPTFFADITVRHPENENGELLFHCGNFPVSLSVEDKPKLRKHFLFDDHSPGTHEGEIRGGGMTIARFDGDHGEYSIFLGKARGISGPYTRGSYVWVEVNDWPLWEEKLVKGPYVHHSVGIHANVIPAIYEACNYIPGLTADPVDPTEQEIQRWLRGSDLAQKKSAGIPN, encoded by the coding sequence ATGAAAAAACTGAAATTGGGCTACGCCCCTACCCGGCGCTTCGTGTTCAGCGCCGAAGATGCCTTTAAGTATAAGGTGGAAATCCGCAAACAGATCGAAAGCTTCGGCATGGACATCGATATCGTCGATCTTGAGGGACTTAATGAGGAAGGGCTGCTCTATGACGACCATATCAACGCGGAACAGATCATCAAACGCTTCAAGGATGAAGAGGTGGACGCGGTCTTTTTCCCGCACTGCAACTTCGGCACCGAGGATACCGTCGCCCGCGTCGGCAAGGCCTTAGGCAAGCCGGTTCTGCTGTGGGGTCCGCGCGACGAAGCGCCGCTGGCCGACGGCATGCGCCTGCGCGACACGCAATGCGGGATTTTCGCCACAGGGAAAGTGCTTCGCCGCTTCAACGTCCCGTTTACGTATGTCACCAACAGTTGGGTGACGGACCCCGTGTTCGAACGCGGCTTCACCAACTTTATCGCCGCCGCCAATGTGGTGCGCCAGTTTAAAAGCCTGCGCATTTTGCAAATCGGTCCCCGCCCCTCTTCTTTCTGGACGATGATCTGCAACGAGGGAGAATTGCTGGAAAAATTCGGCATTGAAATCCATCCGATCACCCTGGTCGATATTCAGCTTCGCAGCAAAAAAATCGCCGCCGGAAACAGCGCGGAACTGCAGGAAACGATCGATTACATCAAAGAGAAGCTGGACTACAGCGAAGTGACCGAGGACGATATTCGCCGGATCGCCGCCCTTAAAGTCGCCATGAAATCGTTCGCCCGGGAAACCGGCAGCAGCGCGATCGCCATTCAATGCTGGTCTTCGCTGCAGGACGCGATGGGGATCATGCCCTGCCTGGCCAACGCCATCTTGACCGACGAACAGATCCCGGTGACCTGCGAAACGGATATTCACGGAGCGATCACTTCGGTCATGGTGCAGGCGGCGGCGATGAACACGGCCCCCACCTTCTTTGCCGACATTACGGTGCGCCATCCCGAGAACGAAAACGGCGAGCTGCTGTTCCACTGCGGCAACTTCCCGGTATCGCTGTCCGTGGAGGACAAACCGAAGCTGAGAAAGCACTTTTTGTTCGACGACCATTCGCCGGGAACGCACGAAGGCGAAATTCGCGGCGGCGGAATGACGATCGCGCGCTTCGACGGGGATCACGGCGAGTATTCCATTTTCCTCGGCAAAGCTCGCGGCATCTCCGGTCCTTACACCCGCGGCTCCTATGTATGGGTTGAAGTCAACGACTGGCCGCTGTGGGAAGAAAAGCTGGTCAAAGGACCGTATGTGCATCATTCCGTCGGCATCCATGCGAACGTCATCCCGGCCATTTATGAAGCATGCAATTACATTCCCGGTTTGACGGCCGATCCCGTAGACCCTACGGAACAAGAAATTCAGCGTTGGCTCCGCGGGTCCGACCTGGCGCAAAAGAAGTCTGCCGGCATTCCCAATTGA